The Candidatus Cloacimonadota bacterium genomic sequence AATGCCAGACGCGAATTTGCCAGAAATCCCGGTAAGATGGAATTGGCAAACCAGAGCGCAATTGTGATGGCAACAATCAATCCAAACCAGACGTTTCTGGCAATTGCCATAAAATAGAAGGGAACGGAAGGCTGCACCAAACTTCCCATCAGTGCTTTCAAGGTTTCGGGATGATTGTCATACAGGAAATCATAACAACCGATAAATTTACCGAAAGCACTGTAAACAGCCCAGACGATGATCATATAAAAAAGACCAACAAAAACGGTTCCGATCATAAATCCTCGAACCATGCTGGTTTTTGGTGTTTTAATCTCCCCACCGGCATAATTGATGATCGTGATACTCTGATACGCCCAGATCACCACGATAAGAGCGCTGATCGTTTTTCCAAATGAAAAGGCCTGCTGCTGCCAGCCCAGAGCTTCCGCTTTGGCAATTATATTTTGAAAAACTCCGGCTCCCCAGGTGTTGTTGAACATCGTAGCTACGTTTTCCATTCCACCGGAAGAGAAGAACCAGATAATCGAAATGATCGTTCCAATAAGCGGAATAAAAAAAGCAATCCGCATGATATTCTTTACTTTACGAATACCTGTGTAAGCAATATACCAGAATAAAATTACCCAGATAAATCCACCGATCGTTTGCCAGGTGGTGGTCTGCATCGCAGCTCCCAGATTTGCCAGCCAGTTAATTCCGCTGCTCAGAGCTGCCGTGGAAAAAGCCGAACCCATCAAACCAACCACCAGATAACCTAAAACACCACTGGAAATTCCATAACCGATAAAAAGCAGCCAAGCACTGATGAACCCCATGGTCGGTCCCAACACTCTGCTAACGCCAATGTATAATCCGCCGGAACGTGGCATCGTGGCAGAATTTATCGCTACCAATAAAGTTATCGGCAAAAAGATTATCAAACCAAATAAGAATGCTAACGGCAGGTTTGCACCGGGAAAATCGGCAGCAGTGGAAACAGAATAGAACATTACTCCTGATGCTGCCGGACCGGCAACAACAAAAATGAATACATCCAGCCAGGATAGTTCGCGAACCAATCCTGAAGCACGTCTGTTAAAAATTACTCCTTCGGGCATAATGACTCCTTTTTTCTATTATTTTCTTCGGCAATTTTCGTTTTCGATTTGGTTACAAATTTGATTTTATTTATTAAATTTTCACAGATTGTTTCGGGATTGGATACAGTGATTTCTGATTTGGTGGAAAACAACTTAATCTTTTCATAAATCATAACATACATGATTTTGCTTCTTTCAAAAAAGGGGTGTCAAGAGAATTTTCCAGAAACAAAAAAAGTTGCCAGTAAAATAAAAAAAAGGGGATCGAAATTCGATCCCCAGTACTTTATAATAATTTTAATGATTAACTTTTAAAAATCTTCTCCATCGATTTGATAGAACCCAGCATTGCAGAAGCTTCGTAGGGAACAACAACTGTTTTATCCTGATTCTGTACAATTTCATTAAATGCTTTTATATATTTTACAGCTAAAAGATATTGCGCCGGATCAGTGCCGGTTTTTTCCACTGCTTCCGCTACTTTCAGGATGGCTCTACCTTCGGCCTCCGCTACCAGATATTTGGCTTTGGCTTCACCTTCGGCACGGGCAATCTGAGCTTCTTTTTCGCCTTCGGCTACCAGAATATTCGATCGTTTTTCTCCTTCGGCTACCAGGATTTTGGCGCGTCTGTCACGTTCGGCACGCATCTGTTTCTCCATCGCCATTTTGATTTCCTGGGGCGGATTGATATCCTGCAATTCTACCCGATTTACTTTTACACCCCATTTATCGGTGGCTTCATCCAGAATATCGCGCAGTTTGCTGTTAATCGTATCGCGGGAAGTTAGAGTTTTATCCAGATCCAATTCACCGATCACGTTACGCAAAGTAGTTTGTGTGAGCTTTTCAATTGCCTGCGGCAGGTTGGCAATTTCATAAACTGCTTTTTTGGGATCGGTAACCTGAAAATAGAGCAGTGCATCAATTTCGATGGAAACATTATCGGCTGTGATCACATTTTGCCGCGGGAAATCATAAACTGTTTCCCGCAGATCTATACGGTATTCGTTTTTTATCTGGATTATTCTGTTTCCCTTAAAATCGGTTTTGGTATAACGCCAGCTGATTTGTCTTGTTTTATCAAAAATCGGCCAGATAATATGCAGTCCGCTATCCAGAGTTGTCTTGTATCTTCCCAGTCTTTCGATAATTATAACTTCTGCCTGTTTTACGATCACCAAGCCTTTGGAAAGAAGTATGATTACAAATAAAGCGATTATTAAGTATAAAAATGTCATTTTTCCTCCACTACTTATCTATTTGTTCCGGAACTACGATCAGCTTATTACCATCAATTTTTTTGATAAAAATTTTTTTGTTTTTTTCGATTTTAATTCCATCTTTAGAAACAGCTGACCATTCTTCTCCACCAATTTTTACATATCCTCTTCCGTCTGCAGGAATTGTTTTTACGACTGTTCCGATCTTTCCTTTGAGCGCATCAACATTGGTAGGTTCATCAGGACCTTCCAAAAATTTCTTACTCCATTTCCTGGTAGAAATAAAAATAATGAAAGTAACAACTGCAAAAATCAGGATTTGCAAAGGAAAATTAGTTACGATCTTAGATAACAAACCGGTAACGATAGCTCCGGCACCAATACTCATGAAAAGAAAACCAGGCGTGAAAATTTCGATGATTATACAGATGACGCCAATTGCAATCCAAACGATCAAAGGGTTCATTTAAACCTCCTGAATTTGATCTGATTATTTTTCTTTGGAAACTTCTTCTCTACGTTTACCATCCTTGTCTTTATAAATTCTTTTTACTTTTCTTCCATAAGAACTTTTATAATCACCGTATTTATATGTCGAAGAACTGCCACTTCCTCGACTGGTGCGAATTCCCATGGCAGACATCAAATTTGTTATTGCAACTGTAAGAAGATACAACAACACAAAACATAATATCAGGAATAGCATTGTTAAAATAGTTACATAAACAAATTTCCAGATTACTTTTTTTGGTGAAACAGAGCTGGCAGTTTGATTGATAGAAGAAATATATAGAATATCATGATCGACTAATCTTTCCTGCATTGCCACAAAACTATTTAAACTATCTATTTTGGATTGTGCTCTCTCCAAATCTGCTTGAAATTTTGCTAGGCTGAGAGGAGAACTGGTTTTATTAATAAGATCCTGCAATCTGTTTTTTGTAATTTTATAATTTTCCAGATTTTCTTTCACATTTGTATCAACACCCACACCTGTTGATGATTTTATATGTTCCGATTCCAATCCTGGAAGTTGTCGTAGTTTTTTTATCTCATTTTCAATCTTC encodes the following:
- a CDS encoding APC family permease; this translates as MPEGVIFNRRASGLVRELSWLDVFIFVVAGPAASGVMFYSVSTAADFPGANLPLAFLFGLIIFLPITLLVAINSATMPRSGGLYIGVSRVLGPTMGFISAWLLFIGYGISSGVLGYLVVGLMGSAFSTAALSSGINWLANLGAAMQTTTWQTIGGFIWVILFWYIAYTGIRKVKNIMRIAFFIPLIGTIISIIWFFSSGGMENVATMFNNTWGAGVFQNIIAKAEALGWQQQAFSFGKTISALIVVIWAYQSITIINYAGGEIKTPKTSMVRGFMIGTVFVGLFYMIIVWAVYSAFGKFIGCYDFLYDNHPETLKALMGSLVQPSVPFYFMAIARNVWFGLIVAITIALWFANSILPGFLANSRLAFALAMDKSFPKALSNVNRRTGSPTNAVHLNAFFCILGVLIMMLSVKIILSILLFTSFFIFWCFGLSAMLLPYHKPEIYDRSPVKWEIFGIPVMTILGGFTFVAGWFFLYLSMENFNIPIMLTLIGVMLAGLIVYLIQQNKNKKEGIDTSKIYSQIPPE
- a CDS encoding SPFH/Band 7/PHB domain protein, producing the protein MTFLYLIIALFVIILLSKGLVIVKQAEVIIIERLGRYKTTLDSGLHIIWPIFDKTRQISWRYTKTDFKGNRIIQIKNEYRIDLRETVYDFPRQNVITADNVSIEIDALLYFQVTDPKKAVYEIANLPQAIEKLTQTTLRNVIGELDLDKTLTSRDTINSKLRDILDEATDKWGVKVNRVELQDINPPQEIKMAMEKQMRAERDRRAKILVAEGEKRSNILVAEGEKEAQIARAEGEAKAKYLVAEAEGRAILKVAEAVEKTGTDPAQYLLAVKYIKAFNEIVQNQDKTVVVPYEASAMLGSIKSMEKIFKS
- a CDS encoding NfeD family protein; this encodes MNPLIVWIAIGVICIIIEIFTPGFLFMSIGAGAIVTGLLSKIVTNFPLQILIFAVVTFIIFISTRKWSKKFLEGPDEPTNVDALKGKIGTVVKTIPADGRGYVKIGGEEWSAVSKDGIKIEKNKKIFIKKIDGNKLIVVPEQIDK
- a CDS encoding DUF4349 domain-containing protein produces the protein MKIHLRKETKLIIVLFIFLVSIYVGYKSSHITRIFLPKQTTVDTKEADKLFENAKNQRKITMQFRSKDDTQIRNLINELTFMDGVTTKYSDSKKNYQLFILEVPNQKIENEIKKLRQLPGLESEHIKSSTGVGVDTNVKENLENYKITKNRLQDLINKTSSPLSLAKFQADLERAQSKIDSLNSFVAMQERLVDHDILYISSINQTASSVSPKKVIWKFVYVTILTMLFLILCFVLLYLLTVAITNLMSAMGIRTSRGSGSSSTYKYGDYKSSYGRKVKRIYKDKDGKRREEVSKEK